A single region of the Oncorhynchus keta strain PuntledgeMale-10-30-2019 chromosome 37, Oket_V2, whole genome shotgun sequence genome encodes:
- the LOC118379094 gene encoding transforming growth factor-beta receptor-associated protein 1 homolog — translation MSVKAFELVPAVERELLMGDKARINIECIECCGKHLYVGTNDCFIHHFLLEEHATTKGMLSYTVQKLLFKYLGLKKPVEALKAASALERIIVLCDATVSVIDMITLEPVPSGGAKIKGVAAFCVNENPVNGDPFCVEIGVLSARRRTVQIYMVYEDRVQLVKEVNTPEQPCAVSLDGYFLCLALSTQYMILNYSTGAAQDLFPYDSEERKPIVKRIGREEFLLAAPGGLGMFANAEGISQRAPVNWSESVMGAAVCFPYVVALDEGFVTIHSMLDQQLKQTLSFRDGHILQDFEGKVVLASTKAVYVLVPLPLERQIQELLAGHRVEEALALTEGARRNIPKDKFQILHKRILQQAGFIQFGQLQFLEAKEHFRTGQLDVRELISLYPLLLPASSSFARCHPPLHGFADLNHLAQGDQDKVQRCKRFLITYLGEMRSTEGANGCREDVDTALLKLYAEQDHESLLDLLASPNACLLADSAPWLEKHHKYFALGLLYHYNGQDSAALQLWVRVVNGDLQDSTRSDLYEYIVDFLGFCSNPDLVWKYADWALQRDQTIGVQIFTRRPVGQDQVKEQKDQVNPDDVITYLGKHSQALLLYLEHLVLGRRIQKEKLHTHLAVQYTDRVLSLLSQSPPVDQQVSVARDKLQLLLRESSLYRVQLLLGKIQECDQLFLERATLHGKLEEHDKALHILVHQLKDFPAAEAYCVWGSASRDPAYQQNLFHLLLGVYLDRDLPSSTVTGELEMAAVDLLNRHGEVFDAVRVLDLLPEGWSLQLLRPFLGRALRGSMHACRTSQVALGLARSENLQLQHDRLKQRRSPVLVSQKKGCVLCHNTFSEPDCVCLPGGVPVHTHCAAQRVVRDSPTRRQLANSNNHT, via the exons ATGAGTGTGAAGGCATTTGAGCTGGTCCCTGCCGTGGAGCGGGAGCTCCTGATGGGAGACAAGGCCCGCATCAACATTGAGTGCATCGAGTGCTGCGGCAAGCACCTGTACGTGGGCACCAACGACTGCTTCATACATCACTTCCTGCTAGAGGAGCATGCCACGACCAAGGGGATGCTATCCTACACCGTCCAGAAGCTGCTGTTCAAGTACCTGGGCCTGAAAAAGCCCGTGGAGGCCCTGAAGGCCGCGTCAGCGTTAGAACGCATCATTGTGCTCTGTGACGCTACAGTCAGTGTTATTGACATGATCACCTTAGAACCCGTACCTTCGGGCGGGGCCAAGATTAAGGGCGTGGCCGCGTTCTGCGTCAACGAGAACCCGGTGAACGGGGACCCGTTCTGCGTGGAGATCGGGGTGCTCTCGGCCCGGCGGCGCACCGTCCAGATATACATGGTTTACGAGGACAGGGTGCAGCTGGTGAAAGAGGTCAACACGCCGGAGCAGCCGTGTGCGGTCAGTCTGGACGGTTACTTCCTGTGCCTGGCCCTCTCCACGCAGTACATGATCCTTAACTACAGCACAGGGGCCGCGCAGGACCTGTTCCCCTATGACAGCGAGGAGAGGAAGCCCATAGTCAAGAGGATCGGCAGGGAGGAGTTCCTCTTGGCTGCCCCTGGTGGCCTGG gtatgtTTGCCAATGCAGAGGGTATATCCCAGCGTGCCCCAGTGAACTGGTCAGAGAGTGTGATGGGAGCGGCTGTGTGTTTTCCCTATGTGGTGGCGCTAGACGAGGGCTTCGTCACCATCCACAGTATGCTGGACCAGCAGCTCAAACAGACCCTCTCCTTCAGAGACGGACACATCCTACAGGACTTTGAAG GTAAGGTGGTTCTGGCCTCCACTAAGGCTGTGTACGTGCTGGTGCCCCTACCCCTGGAGAGACAGATTCAGGAGCTGCTAGCTGGACACAGAGTGGAGGAGGCCCTGGCTCTGACTGAGGGAGCCAGGAGGAACATTCCCAAAGACAAGTTCCAG ATATTGCACAAAAGAATCCTCCAGCAAGCAGGATTCATACAGTTTGGACAGCTTCAGTTTCTCGAAGCGAAAGAACACTTCCGGACGGGTCAGTTGGACGTCCGGGAGTTgatctccctctaccctctcctcctcccggcCTCCTCCTCCTTCGCCCGCTGCCATCCACCGCTCCACGGGTTCGCCGACCTCAACCACCTGGCGCAGGGGGACCAGGACAAGGTCCAGAGGTGCAAGAG gTTCCTCATCACGTACCTGGGTGAGATGCGAAGCACGGAGGGGGCTAACGGATGCCGGGAGGACGTGGACACGGCTCTGTTGAAGCTCTACGCTGAGCAGGACCATGAGAGTCTTCTGGACCTGCTGGCCTCCCCCAACGCCTGTTTACTGGCAGACAGCGCCCCCTGGCTAGAGAAACACCACAA GTATTTTGCACTAGGCCTCCTCTACCATTATAACGGACAGGATTCAGCTGCTCTACAG ttGTGGGTGCGGGTAGTGAATGGGGACCTTCAGGACTCTACCAGGTCTGACCTGTATGAGTACATTGTGGACTTCCTGGGTTTCTGTTCCAACCCGGACCTGGTGTGGAAATATGCGGACTGGGCCCTGCAGAGAGACCAGACG ATAGGGGTGCAGATCTTCACCAGGAGGCCGGTGGGTCAGGACCAGGTTAAGGAGCAGAAGGACCAGGTGAACCCAGACGACGTCATCACGTACCTGGGGAAACACAGCCAGGCTCTGCTGCTCTACCTGGAACACCTGGTGCTGGGCCGACGGATACAG aaaGAGAAGCTCCACACCCACCTGGCAGTGCAGTACACAGACAgagtcctgtctctcctgtctcagtCCCCCCCAGTGGACCAACAGGTGTCTGTAGCCCGGGACAAACTCCAGCTCCTCCTCAGGGAGTCCAGCCTGTACCGCGTCCAACTACTACTGG gtAAGATACAGGAATGTGACCAGTTGTTTCTGGAGAGAGCCACGCTCCACGGGAAACTAGAGGAGCACGATAAGGCGTTACACATCCTGGTGCACCAGCTCAAAGACTTCCCCGCGGCTGAGGCCTACTGCGTGTGGGGTTCCGCCTCCCGGGACCCGGCCTACCAGCAgaacctcttccacctcctcctggGGGTCTATCTGGACCGGGACCTTCCCAGTAGTACGGTCACCGGGGAGCTGGAGATGGCAGCGGTGGACCTGTTAAACCGGCACGGGGAGGTGTTCGACGCTGTGCGCGTACTGGACCTGCTTCCTGAAGGCTGGTCCCTGCAGCTGCTTCGCCCGTTCCTCGGACGCGCCCTGCGGGGGAGTATGCACGCCTGCCGCACCTCCCAGGTTGCACTGGGGCTGGCGAGGTCAGAGAACCTACAGCTGCAGCATGACAGG ttgaagcagaggaggagcccagTCCTGGTATCACAGAAGAAGGGGTGTGTTCTGTGCCACAACACCTTCAGCGAGCCGGACTGTGTGTGTCTTCCAGGAGGCgtgcctgtacacacacactgtgccgCCCAGAGGGTGGTACGGGACTCGCCCACCAGGAGACAACTAGCCAATAGCAACAACCACACATGA